A single window of Synechococcus sp. C9 DNA harbors:
- a CDS encoding chemotaxis protein CheW, with the protein MTRTPVAVPPQECFAVRLGKNVRLALPAEVVREVAQISPKEICPLPGVPAALLGVVNRSGQLCWVLDLAVFLRLPGATPNEHLPMTTVVVTTGNRRLAWVVTALEGLFTADQSQIVPMPPQLHAWYRELFQGLVYRRGEALALVSLTAVLARLAQGDTNA; encoded by the coding sequence ATGACCAGAACCCCTGTGGCTGTCCCTCCCCAGGAATGTTTTGCGGTGCGGCTGGGGAAAAACGTGCGTTTGGCACTCCCCGCGGAGGTGGTGCGAGAGGTGGCGCAAATCTCCCCAAAGGAAATTTGTCCCCTACCAGGGGTACCCGCCGCCCTGTTGGGGGTGGTCAACCGCTCTGGTCAACTCTGTTGGGTGCTGGATTTGGCGGTATTTCTCCGTCTCCCAGGGGCAACCCCAAATGAGCATCTGCCCATGACGACGGTGGTAGTGACGACGGGGAATCGCCGGTTGGCTTGGGTGGTGACGGCTTTGGAGGGGCTATTTACGGCGGATCAATCCCAGATTGTCCCCATGCCCCCGCAGTTGCACGCCTGGTATCGGGAATTATTCCAGGGGTTGGTCTATCGCCGGGGGGAAGCCTTAGCCCTGGTGTCGCTCACGGCGGTGCTGGCACGGTTGGCACAAGGGGATACCAACGCTTGA